The Flexivirga oryzae genome segment GCACCGGGCAGAGCGCGGCCAGCGACCCGACGAGCAGCAGCGGCGTGGTGAGCACGAGCAACCCGGCCGCGGTCGCCCGCCACCTGGTGACATAGCCGATCCGGGCAGGCAGTGCCGCCATACTCAGCCCGGCCAGGACGCTGCCGATGCCGAGCAGCGCCTGCACGAGCCCGGCCAGTCCGTCGTGACCGGCCTCGGTGGCGAGCACCGTGGTGCCGTTCTGCACGGACCCGAAGATCATCCCGATGATGAACTGGGCGGCCATCAAGGTCGCGAGCGCAGGGGTCAGCAGACGACCGGTGCCGGCGGTCGCGGCGTGAGCCGTGCGCAGCCGCGCCGTCGGGTGGATGGCGAACCAGGTGCCGAAGATCGCGAGCAGGACCGCAGCGGTGCAGATGCCGACACCGGGGTCGACGATCGAGGCAATCGTGCCGACGAGTGCGGGGCCGAGCACGAACGACGCCTCGTCGGCGGAGCCCTCGTAGGAGAACGCGGTGTCGATCAACCGCGCCGACGTGCCGGTGCGGTCCCGGGAGCTGATGATCGGGCGCCAGCGGACCCGGGCGAGCGGCCCGGCCTGCGGGATGAAGAAGCCGCCGAACGCGGCCGCGGCGGCAGCCCACAGCCAGGAGACGCCGCTCTCGGCGGCGAGCACCACGGCCAGCAGGCCGAGCGAGCTCAGCCAGGACTGGACCAGCACGACAGGGCGCTGACCGAACCGGTCGGAGGCGGCGCCGAGCAGGGGCGCACCGACGGCGTTCGCGACGGCGAGCGCACCGGCGCTCGCGCCGCCGGCGCCGAAGCTGCCGGTGGTGTGGGCG includes the following:
- a CDS encoding MFS transporter; its protein translation is MSPAASYRHLFGLTGRTYIVVAFLARLPLAMSQMGVLLLIAHTTGSFGAGGASAGALAVANAVGAPLLGAASDRFGQRPVVLVQSWLSSLGLLAVVLAAESGVSWLWAAAAAAFGGFFIPQAGPLARVRWRPIISSRDRTGTSARLIDTAFSYEGSADEASFVLGPALVGTIASIVDPGVGICTAAVLLAIFGTWFAIHPTARLRTAHAATAGTGRLLTPALATLMAAQFIIGMIFGSVQNGTTVLATEAGHDGLAGLVQALLGIGSVLAGLSMAALPARIGYVTRWRATAAGLLVLTTPLLLVGSLAALCPVLIVLGCCVAPYMITTFTLGEQITPPSRTGAAMTLLAAATGLGYAVGAAVAGHFADLSGATAAFGVTVAAGALACALAVGAGPLLRRAHAGSAAMAATPETPTPSASAA